The Glycine soja cultivar W05 chromosome 3, ASM419377v2, whole genome shotgun sequence genome window below encodes:
- the LOC114407532 gene encoding AP-3 complex subunit mu-like isoform X1, whose translation MISGVSRTRKLRYFDLERQRERKMLQCIFLLSDSGEVMLEKQLSGHRVDRSICAWFWDQAISQPDSFKQQPVIASPTHYLFQVFREGITFLACTQVEMPPLMAIEFLCRVADVLNDYLGGLNEDLIKDNFIIVYELLDEMIDNGFPLTTEPNILQEMIAPPNIVSKVLSVVTGSSSNVSDTLPGATASLVPWRTADTKYANNEVYVDLVEEMDATINRDGVLVKCEINGEVQVNSHITGLPDLTLSFANPSILDDVRFHPCVRYRPWESNQILSFVPPDGRFKLMSYRVGKLKNTPIYVKPQFTSDGGRCRVSVLVGIRNDPGKTIDSVTVQFQLPSCILSADLSSNYGIVNILANKICSWSIGRIPKDKAPSMSGTLVLETGLERLHVFPTFQVGFRIMGVALSGLQIDKLDLKTVPYRFYKGFRALTRAGEFEVRS comes from the exons ATGATCAGTGGTGTCTCAAGGACGAGGAAACTAAGGTA CTTTGATTTAGAGAGACAAAGAGAGCGAAAGATGTTGCAGTGCATTTTTCTTCTGTCAGATTCCGG AGAGGTAATGCTAGAGAAACAGCTTAGTGGGCACCGCGTAGATCGCTCCATATGTGCCTGGTTCTGGGACCAAGCCATTTCTCAACCTGATTCCTTCAAg CAACAACCAGTTATTGCTTCTCCTACCCATTATCTATTCCAAGTTTTTCGCGAGGGAATCACCTTTTTGGCCTGCACTCAAGTCGAAATGCCGCCATTGATGGCCATTGAG TTCCTTTGTAGGGTAGCTGATGTTCTCAATGATTATCTTGGGGGGTTGAATGAAGACTTGATCAAAGACAACTTTATCATTGTATATGAG CTGCTGGATGAGATGATAGACAATGGCTTCCCTCTAACTACGGAACCTAATATCCTGCAAGAGATGATAGCTCCACCGAATATTGTTAGCAAAGTCTTGAGTGTTGTGACTGGCAGCAGCTCCAATGTGAGTGACACCCTTCCAGGTGCTACTGCGTCTCTTGTTCCCTGGAGAACGGCAGACACAAAGTATGCCAACAATGAAGTTTATGTAGATCTTGTTGAAGAAATGGATGCAACAATAAACAG GGATGGAGTTCTGGTGAAATGTGAGATCAATGGTGAGGTTCAAGTGAATTCCCATATCACAGGTCTTCCTGATTTGACTCTTTCATTTGCAAATCCTTCAATCCTTGATGATGTGAGGTTCCATCCCTGTGTTAGATATCGGCCCTGGGAATCCAATCAAATTCTTTCATTCGTGCCTCCTGATGGACGATTTAAGCTTATGAGTTACAG agtTGGAAAATTGAAGAACACCCCGATATATGTTAAGCCACAATTCACTTCAGATGGTGGAAGATGCCGTGTTAGTGTATTGGTTGGCATAAGAAATGATCCTGGAAAGACAATTGATAGTGTTACTGTGCAGTTTCAACTTCCTTCTTGCATCTTATCAGCTGATCTGAGTTCAAATTATGGAATAGTAAACATCCTTGCTAACAAG ATATGCTCTTGGTCCATTGGTCGGATCCCAAAGGATAAGGCCCCTTCAATGTCGGGAACATTGGTGCTGGAGACTGGATTGGAGCGTCTTCATGTCTTTCCCACATTTCAAGTGGGTTTTAGGATTATGGGTGTTGCCCTCTCTGGTCTGCAAATAGATAAACTAGATCTAAAGACCGTACCTTACCGTTTTTATAAAGGTTTTCGAGCTCTTACTCGGGCAGGGGAATTTGAAGTCAGgtcataa
- the LOC114405329 gene encoding importin subunit alpha-4-like — translation MSLRPGSGSAWATRKKSYKSGIDPREIRRRREEDLFGIRKNKRHDTLFNKRTQTHTTHSRNTFLEAISAMVDHICSEFPPAELEKTRHAEILSSLAAQCPSIDDVIEQGIVPRFATFLSRDDAPQLQLGAILILTSIACGSSQHKRVIVELGLVPSFVNLLSSSSNDDIKEEIVCALGFIAIDSPSYRDLVLNHGVLLPLLSLLNPLPRLSMVRVTTWTLYSLVRGKPPVNFEQVKPVLPVLHQLIHQTDEEVVADACLALSYLSEVSIDKIQDIIDAGVCPKLVELLQCQSDKVVLPALRTLGNIVTGDDAQTQVVIDNGVLPCLCQVLTREYKKMIHKEACWTISNIAGGNRAQIQAVIKANIIPPLIQILQHAEFDVKKESAWAILSITVGGSRDHIRFVAAQGCIKGLCDLLSCPDPEVVSICLEGLENILWVGEADKEVGLHDSVNIYAQRVEECEGLDKIQKLLVHDNDEIFEMALRILKKFWPVLENDLEAILDLHIEPDGEEYILDIQIAR, via the exons ATGTCTCTGCGACCTGGTTCTGGTTCTGCTTGGGCGACAAGGAAGAAAAGCTATAAGAGTGGAATTGACCCCCGAGAGATtcggagaaggagagaagaggACCTCTTCGGCATCAGAAAAAACAAACGCCATGACACTCTCTTCAACAAACGAACACAGACTCATACTACCCATTCCCGCAATACG tttttgGAAGCTATTAGTGCCATGGTAGACCACATATGTTCTGAGTTCCCTCCCGCAGAATTGGAGAAAACACGTCACGCTGAAATTCTGTCATCACTAGCTG CTCAATGCCCTTCAATTGATGATGTCATTGAGCAAGGTATTGTCCCTCGCTTTGCGACGTTCTTGTCAAGGGACGATGCACCCCAATTGCAG TTAGGAGCTATATTGATTCTAACCAGTATTGCTTGTGGATCATCCCAACACAAAAGAGTTATCGTTGAACTCGGTCTTGTTCCCTCCTTTGTGAATCTTCTCAGCTCTAGTAGCAATGATGATATCAAAGAAGAG ATAGTATGCGCTTTAGGGTTCATTGCCATTGATTCCCCGAGCTATAGGGATCTTGTTCTTAACCACGGTGTTCTTCTACCGTTATTATCTCTGTTGAACCCACTTCCAAGATTGTCTATGGTGAGGGTTACTACATGGACTTTATATAGTTTGGTCCGTGGAAAGCCTCCGGTGAATTTTGAACAG GTAAAGCCTGTCTTGCCTGTCCTTCATCAACTCATCCACCAGACCGATGAAGAAGTTGTAGCAGATGCATGCTTGGCTCTCTCTTACCTTTCAGAAGTCTCAATTGACAAAATTCAAGATATTATTGATGCAGGAGTTTGCCCAAAACTTGTGGAGCTTCTGCA GTGTCAATCAGATAAAGTTGTTTTACCAGCGCTTCGGACTCTAGGAAATATTGTTACTGGTGATGATGCTCAGACACAG GTTGTAATTGATAACGGAGTGCTCCCGTGTCTTTGCCAAGTTCTTACGCGTGAGTACAAAAAAATGATCCATAAAGAAGCTTGTTGGACAATCTCAAATATCGCAGGTGGGAATAGAGCTCAAATACAG GCTGTCATTAAGGCCAATATTATTCCTCCTCttattcaaattcttcaacatgCTGAGTTCGACGTCAAGAAGGAGTCTGCCTGGGCGATCTTGAGTATCACTGTTGGAGGATCTCGTGACCATATCAg GTTCGTGGCGGCTCAAGGTTGCATTAAGGGACTATGTGATCTGTTGAGCTGTCCAGACCCAGAGGTTGTGTCAATTTGTCTGGAGGGGCTGGAGAACATTTTGTGGGTGGGAGAAGCTGACAAGGAAGTGGGACTGCATGATAGTGTCAATATTTATGCTCAAAGAGTTGAGGAATGTGAAGGATTGGATAAGATTCAAAAATTGCTGGTACATGACAACGATGAGATTTTTGAGATGGCATTGAGgattttgaagaaattttgGCCAGTGTTAGAGAATGATTTGGAAGCTATTTTGGATCTTCATATTGAGCCGGATGGTGAGGAATATATTTTGGATATTCAGATTGCAAGATAG
- the LOC114405570 gene encoding alkaline/neutral invertase A, mitochondrial-like, translated as MIAVNLICNCTMKPSPKILIGYKNSSFLARCHHTLAMSMSNYSNSCDINIYRNTMQCPFHMREFGRIMHGNHQVFGLPSSSFGQSRSLSLSSTKRDASSIAGVDLNFKARDFSGSVGTRVDDNNGEMAYVKGGMNVKPIVVESVEEESRLEVGEEDENMENSGGVKNADEAENVQEETEAEKEAWRLLQEALVTYCDSPVGTVAANDSDSEQPLNYDQVFIRDFIPSALAFLLKGEKDIVKNFLLHTLQLQSWEKTVDCYSPGQGLMPASFKVKTLKLDHEKTEVLDPDFGESAIGRVAPVDSGLWWIMLLRAYGKITGDYGLQERLDVQTGLRMILNLCLTDGFDMFPSLLVTDGSCMIDRRMGIHGHPLEIQALFYSALRSAREMVTEDENSKNLVGEINNRLSALSFHIREYYWLDMRKINEIYRYKTEEYSLDATNKFNIYPDQIPTWLMDWIPEEGGYLLGNLQPAHMDFRFFMLGNLWSIVSSLGTPRQNNAILNLIDAKWGDLVGEMPLKICYPALEHHEWRIITGCDPKNTPWSYHNGGSWPTLLWQFTLACMKMERTELAEKAIALAEKRLPRDSWPEYYDTRSARFVGKQARLYQTWTLAGFLASKMLLKNPKLASLLCWDEDLEILETCVCLLHKSGRIKCSRDVAKSQILV; from the exons ATGATCGCTGTCAACCTTATTTGCAACTGCACCATGAAACCATCCCCTAAGATTCTCATCGGTTACAAGAATTCATCGTTTCTTGCAAGATGTCACCATACTCTTGCCATGTCTATGTCTAACTACTCTAACTCTTGTGACATCAATATTTATCGCAACACCATGCAGTGTCCTTTTCACATGCGCGAATTCGGACGCATAATGCATGGTAACCACCAAGTTTTTGGGTTACCCTCTTCGAGTTTTGGCCAATCAAGGTCCCTTAGTTTAAGCTCAACAAAACGGGATGCCTCTTCCATTGCCGGAGTTGACTTAAACTTCAAGGCTCGTGACTTCTCCGGCTCGGTCGGGACACGCGTGGATGACAACAATGGTGAAATGGCCTACGTTAAGGGTGGCATGAATGTGAAGCCAATAGTGGTGGAAAGTGTTGAGGAAGAGTCTCGGTTAGAAGTTGGCGAGGAAGACGAGAACATGGAGAACTCGGGTGGCGTAAAGAATGCAGATGAGGCTGAGAACGTACAAGAGGAAACAGAAGCGGAGAAAGAGGCATGGAGGTTATTGCAGGAGGCACTTGTGACGTATTGTGACTCCCCCGTGGGGACAGTGGCAGCAAATGATTCGGATAGCGAGCAACCTTTGAATTATGATCAGGTTTTCATTCGGGATTTTATCCCTTCGGCTCTTGCTTTCTTGCTCAAGGGAGAAAAGGACATTGTCAAGAACTTTCTCCTTCACACCTTGCAACTCCAG AGTTGGGAGAAAACAGTGGACTGCTATAGCCCAGGACAGGGCTTGATGCCTGCTAGTTTCAAAGTTAAAACATTGAAACTTGATCATGAAAAAACAGAAGTTTTAGATCCTGATTTTGGGGAGTCAGCTATTGGTCGTGTTGCTCCTGTAGATTCAG GATTGTGGTGGATCATGCTGCTGCGGGCTTATGGGAAGATTACTGGGGACTACGGCTTGCAAGAAAGGTTGGATGTTCAAACAGGCTTAAGAATGATCCTTAACTTGTGTTTAACGGATGGCTTCGATATGTTTCCTTCCCTGTTAGTTACTGATGGATCTTGCATGATAGACAGGAGGATGGGTATTCATGGCCACCCCCTTGAGATTCAA GCTTTATTTTACTCAGCTCTTCGCTCGGCCCGTGAGATGGTTACTGAAGATGAAAACTCCAAAAATCTGGTTGGAGAAATTAACAACAGACTCAGTGCACTATCATTCCACATTAGAGAATACTATTGGTTGGATATGCGAAAGATAAATGAGATATACAGGTACAAAACAGAAGAGTACTCATTGGATGCCACAAACAAGTTCAACATCTATCCAGATCAAATCCCTACGTGGCTAATGGATTGGATTCCAGAGGAAGGAGGATATCTGTTAGGGAATCTGCAGCCAGCTCACATGGATTTCAGGTTTTTCATGCTAGGAAATCTTTGGTCTATTGTTTCCTCTTTGGGCACCCCAAGACAGAATAATGCTATTTTGAATCTGATAGATGCAAAATGGGGTGATCTCGTGGGGGAAATGCCTCTTAAGATATGTTATCCTGCTTTGGAGCATCATGAATGGCGAATAATTACGGGCTGCGACCCAAAGAATAC CCCTTGGTCATATCACAATGGTGGGTCTTGGCCAACCCTTCTGTGGCAg TTCACACTTGCATGCATGAAAATGGAGAGAACTGAACTAGCAGAGAAAGCAATTGCCTTGGCTGAGAAAAGGCTGCCACGTGATTCATGGCCAGAATATTATGACACACGCTCAGCAAGATTTGTTGGCAAACAAGCCCGGCTTTATCAAACTTGGACTTTAGCTGGTTTCCTTGCATCTAAGATGCTTTTGAAGAATCCTAAACTGGCTTCCTTGTTATGCTGGGATGAGGATTTGGAGATTCTTGAGACATGTGTTTGTTTACTTCATAAGAGTGGCAGGATCAAATGCTCCCGTGATGTTGCTAAGTCTCAGATTCTCGTGTGA
- the LOC114407536 gene encoding uncharacterized protein LOC114407536 → MSSLIAEDVKSRSEVYHGDEMCQVKSKELLKEIALPNGLLPLKDMEECGYDRQTGFVWLKQKKSYTHKFDKIGKLVSYAPEVTAHVQQGKITKLTGVKTKELLLWITLSDIYVDDPPTGKITFKTPAGLFRSFPVSAFEIQEEPEAKDTTKRVPDTAEPVQVKEL, encoded by the coding sequence ATGTCGTCTCTGATAGCAGAAGATGTGAAGAGCAGATCAGAGGTGTACCACGGGGACGAAATGTGCCAAGTGAAGTCCAAGGAGCTTCTCAAGGAAATCGCCCTCCCCAACGGCCTTCTTCCCCTCAAGGACATGGAGGAGTGCGGCTACGACAGACAAACCGGCTTCGTCTGGCTCAAACAAAAGAAGAGTTACACCCACAAGTTCGACAAGATCGGAAAGCTTGTCTCCTACGCGCCCGAGGTAACTGCTCATGTCCAACAAGGTAAAATTACCAAACTCACCGGGGTTAAGACCAAGGAGCTCTTGCTCTGGATCACGCTCAGTGATATCTATGTTGATGACCCTCCCACTGGCAAAATCACCTTCAAGACCCCTGCCGGCCTATTTAGGTCTTTTCCTGTCTCCGCTTTCGAGATTCAGGAGGAGCCTGAGGCTAAGGACACTACTAAGCGCGTGCCGGATACCGCTGAGCCTGTGCAAGTCAAGGAACTCTGA
- the LOC114407535 gene encoding protein RTF1 homolog, which produces MADLENMLLEAAGRTSSPVSKRPKPKNSKAKREGGAGAAFSDGGSDSRDENSDEGAGKKPQRYSSHVPLKKRLDMNKRGNNNNDRGGAELEDGVPDPDRDGGSSEESDVGSDLYKDEDDKQKLANMTELEREMILSDRATKKCEKEFKKKMRVKRENKKANAKTTTTNTTTANSSHHPSSVKVRSSARHAERTASKGDVLSELRAKRKKQQVLEPRDKLRNALGTGSSSKQKPGITASPSSSSQSESAFRSDSERDSSDDGGLGDSDDDKSMHESKMPTFENIRDITIRRSKLVKWLNEPFFDELIVGCFVRIGIGKLENVPVYRLCIVQRVDGGDPNKHYKVENRVTHKYLVCVWGSDNSAKKFQMAVVSDSAPLEKEFRQWVREHERTCSQMPSKMSVLEKKEAIRRTSKYVYSAATVKQMLEEKKSVPSRPLNVAVEKDRLKNLLEVAKSKNDEAEMDRILKKLVELEASRRTWENDAKAVRLAEMNRKNRVENFKMLSEQKQFNTNLKAGEEGVDPFSRRWTRSRNYYGKEAEKNEDKREKDGEVSKVGEKEQEKGGVTTKVGVEVTELALQAAANAGKLIDTNAPVDGGTELHMLHDFDLPISLAELKSFGGPQGLKNGFLARKQKIEATVGCQVSEKDGSRHALTLSISDYKRRRGLL; this is translated from the coding sequence ATGGCAGATTTGGAAAACATGCTTCTTGAGGCAGCTGGAAGGACTAGTTCTCCGGTGAGCAAGCGGCCCAAGCCAAAGAACTCAAAGGCCAAACGTGAGGGTGGTGCTGGTGCAGCATTCTCTGATGGTGGAAGTGACTCCAGAGATGAAAACTCTGATGAGGGTGCAGGCAAGAAACCACAGAGGTATTCATCCCATGTTCCTTTGAAGAAGAGATTGGACATGAACAAAAgaggtaataataataatgaccgTGGTGGGGCTGAGTTGGAGGATGGAGTTCCTGATCCAGATAGAGATGGTGGCAGCAGTGAAGAATCTGATGTTGGCAGCGATCTCTACAAGGACGAAGACGACAAGCAGAAGCTTGCAAATATGACAGAACTTGAAAGAGAGATGATTTTGTCTGATAGAGCAACCAAGAAATGTGAAAAggaattcaagaaaaaaatgagagtgAAGAGGGAAAACAAAAAAGCAAATGCAAAGACTACTACTACTAATACTACTACTGCAAATTCATCTCATCATCCTTCTTCTGTCAAGGTTCGTTCCTCGGCTAGACATGCTGAAAGGACGGCTTCAAAGGGAGACGTACTAAGCGAATTGCGCGCAAAAaggaagaagcaacaagtcTTAGAACCTCGTGATAAATTGCGAAATGCTTTAGGAACAGGCTCAAGTAGCAAGCAGAAACCCGGAATCACAGCAAGTCCAAGTAGCTCTAGTCAGAGTGAGAGTGCTTTTCGGTCAGACAGCGAAAGAGACTCGTCTGATGATGGTGGATTGGGTGACAGTGATGATGACAAGAGCATGCATGAATCGAAGATGCCAACATTTGAGAACATAAGGGACATCACCATTAGGAGGTCGAAGCTTGTGAAGTGGTTGAATGAACCATTTTTTGATGAGTTAATTGTTGGCTGTTTTGTGAGAATTGGCATAGGGAAGTTAGAAAATGTACCTGTCTATAGGCTCTGCATTGTCCAGAGAGTTGATGGGGGTGACCCAAATAAGCATTACAAGGTAGAGAATAGAGTCACTCACAAGTACCTAGTTTGTGTGTGGGGCAGTGATAACTCTGCTAAAAAGTTTCAGATGGCTGTAGTTTCAGATTCTGCACCATTAGAGAAAGAGTTCAGACAGTGGGTTAGAGAACATGAGAGAACTTGCAGCCAGATGCCAAGTAAGATGAGTGTGTTGGAGAAGAAGGAGGCCATAAGAAGAACTAGCAAGTATGTTTATTCAGCTGCCACAGTGAAGCAGATGCTAGAGGAGAAAAAATCTGTTCCATCTAGGCCACTGAATGTTGCAGTGGAGAAGGATCGGTTGAAGAACCTGTTGGAGGTAGCAAAAAGTAAGAATGATGAGGCAGAGATGGATAGGATCTTGAAAAAGCTTGTGGAATTGGAAGCATCTCGTAGAACCTGGGAGAATGATGCCAAGGCTGTGAGGCTGGCTGAGATGAACAGGAAGAACAGGGTTGAGAACTTCAAGATGTTGTCTGAACAAAAACAGTTCAATACAAATTTGAAGGCTGGAGAGGAAGGCGTTGATCCCTTTTCGAGGAGGTGGACGAGGTCGAGGAATTACTATGGGAAAGAAGCTGAGAAGAatgaagataaaagagaaaaggatggTGAAGTTAGTAAGGTGGGagaaaaagaacaagaaaaaggagGTGTTACAACAAAGGTTGGTGTTGAAGTCACAGAATTGGCATTGCAAGCTGCAGCTAATGCAGGGAAGTTGATTGATACCAATGCTCCTGTAGATGGTGGAACAGAATTACATATGCTGCATGATTTTGACTTGCCTATCTCTTTGGCCGAACTCAAGAGTTTTGGGGGACCACAGGGACTCAAAAATGGGTTTCTGGcaaggaaacaaaaaatagaagcaaCAGTTGGGTGCCAGGTTTCTGAGAAGGATGGGAGTAGGCATGCTCTTACATTATCTATCAGTGACTACAAGAGAAGAAGAGGACTTCTGTGA
- the LOC114407534 gene encoding psbP domain-containing protein 1, chloroplastic-like: MANAIIMPGFLLRPTTQTTPFRLPNHTHSFHSPRCSLSLTPQSAKAFAVPRRKALSLILSSYFLSEAGLTLAQQSPVFREYIDAFDGYSFQYPGSWIQVRGAGADIFFRDPFVLDENLSLEISSPSSSQYKSVEDLGPPQEAGKKVLKQYLTEFMSTRLGVRRESNILSTSSRVADDGRLYYQVEVNIKSYANNNELAVMPEARVVRLEWDRRYLSVLGVENNQLYELRLQVPENVFSEEENDLRRIMDSFRVNKIAA; encoded by the exons ATGGCTAATGCAATTATAATGCCGGGTTTTCTGCTTCGACCCACTACCCAGACGACGCCGTTTCGGTTGCCCAATCACACTCACTCCTTCCATTCCCCTCGCTGCTCCCTTTCCCTCACACCCCAATCG GCTAAAGCTTTTGCAGTTCCAAGGAGGAAAGCATTGTCCTTGATCTTATCAAGTTACTTTCTCTCGGAGGCTGGTTTAACATTGGCTCAACAGTCTCCTGTGTTCCGCGAATACATAGACGCATTTGATGGTTATTCATTCCAGTACCCGGGGAGTTGGATTCAAGTCCGAGGTGCCGGGGCCGACATATTCTTCAGGGACCCTTTTGTTCTTGATGAAAATCTATCTCTTGAAATTTCTTCACCTTCATCTTCCCAGTACAAGAGTGTTGAAGACTTGGGTCCACCCCAAGAAGCTGGAAAGAAAGTGCTCAAACAGTATCTGACTGAGTTTATGTCTACTAGACTCGGCGTTAGACGTGAATCAAATATTCTTTCCACGTCTTCAAGAGTAGCTGATGATGGCAGGTTATACTATCAAGTTGAG GTAAACATAAAGTCATATGCCAATAACAACGAGCTTGCTGTTATGCCAGAAGCCCGAGTGGTACGTCTGGAATGGGATCGGAGGTACCTATCTGTTCTTGGGGTTGAAAACAACCAATTGTATGAGTTGAGATTGCAGGTGCCAGAAAATGTGTTTTCAGAGGAGGAAAATGATCTTCGTCGAATCATGGATTCGTTTCGAGTGAACAAGATTGCCGCTTAG
- the LOC114407532 gene encoding AP-3 complex subunit mu-like isoform X2, whose protein sequence is MISGVSRTRKLSFDLERQRERKMLQCIFLLSDSGEVMLEKQLSGHRVDRSICAWFWDQAISQPDSFKQQPVIASPTHYLFQVFREGITFLACTQVEMPPLMAIEFLCRVADVLNDYLGGLNEDLIKDNFIIVYELLDEMIDNGFPLTTEPNILQEMIAPPNIVSKVLSVVTGSSSNVSDTLPGATASLVPWRTADTKYANNEVYVDLVEEMDATINRDGVLVKCEINGEVQVNSHITGLPDLTLSFANPSILDDVRFHPCVRYRPWESNQILSFVPPDGRFKLMSYRVGKLKNTPIYVKPQFTSDGGRCRVSVLVGIRNDPGKTIDSVTVQFQLPSCILSADLSSNYGIVNILANKICSWSIGRIPKDKAPSMSGTLVLETGLERLHVFPTFQVGFRIMGVALSGLQIDKLDLKTVPYRFYKGFRALTRAGEFEVRS, encoded by the exons ATGATCAGTGGTGTCTCAAGGACGAGGAAACTAAG CTTTGATTTAGAGAGACAAAGAGAGCGAAAGATGTTGCAGTGCATTTTTCTTCTGTCAGATTCCGG AGAGGTAATGCTAGAGAAACAGCTTAGTGGGCACCGCGTAGATCGCTCCATATGTGCCTGGTTCTGGGACCAAGCCATTTCTCAACCTGATTCCTTCAAg CAACAACCAGTTATTGCTTCTCCTACCCATTATCTATTCCAAGTTTTTCGCGAGGGAATCACCTTTTTGGCCTGCACTCAAGTCGAAATGCCGCCATTGATGGCCATTGAG TTCCTTTGTAGGGTAGCTGATGTTCTCAATGATTATCTTGGGGGGTTGAATGAAGACTTGATCAAAGACAACTTTATCATTGTATATGAG CTGCTGGATGAGATGATAGACAATGGCTTCCCTCTAACTACGGAACCTAATATCCTGCAAGAGATGATAGCTCCACCGAATATTGTTAGCAAAGTCTTGAGTGTTGTGACTGGCAGCAGCTCCAATGTGAGTGACACCCTTCCAGGTGCTACTGCGTCTCTTGTTCCCTGGAGAACGGCAGACACAAAGTATGCCAACAATGAAGTTTATGTAGATCTTGTTGAAGAAATGGATGCAACAATAAACAG GGATGGAGTTCTGGTGAAATGTGAGATCAATGGTGAGGTTCAAGTGAATTCCCATATCACAGGTCTTCCTGATTTGACTCTTTCATTTGCAAATCCTTCAATCCTTGATGATGTGAGGTTCCATCCCTGTGTTAGATATCGGCCCTGGGAATCCAATCAAATTCTTTCATTCGTGCCTCCTGATGGACGATTTAAGCTTATGAGTTACAG agtTGGAAAATTGAAGAACACCCCGATATATGTTAAGCCACAATTCACTTCAGATGGTGGAAGATGCCGTGTTAGTGTATTGGTTGGCATAAGAAATGATCCTGGAAAGACAATTGATAGTGTTACTGTGCAGTTTCAACTTCCTTCTTGCATCTTATCAGCTGATCTGAGTTCAAATTATGGAATAGTAAACATCCTTGCTAACAAG ATATGCTCTTGGTCCATTGGTCGGATCCCAAAGGATAAGGCCCCTTCAATGTCGGGAACATTGGTGCTGGAGACTGGATTGGAGCGTCTTCATGTCTTTCCCACATTTCAAGTGGGTTTTAGGATTATGGGTGTTGCCCTCTCTGGTCTGCAAATAGATAAACTAGATCTAAAGACCGTACCTTACCGTTTTTATAAAGGTTTTCGAGCTCTTACTCGGGCAGGGGAATTTGAAGTCAGgtcataa